From a single Paraburkholderia largidicola genomic region:
- a CDS encoding zinc-binding alcohol dehydrogenase family protein — MLSVICESPGVLRAQERELPVPEKGEVLLRVSRVGICGTDLHIFTGTQPYLQYPRVMGHELSAVVVEAEHGSGLAAGDGVYVMPYLSCGKCVACRKGETNCCVNIRVLGVHSDGALTEYLCVPAEFVHKAEGVTLDQAAMLEFLAIGAHAVRRADVQAGQRVLVVGAGPIGMAAMIFAKLRGANVTSLDTRADRLLFCEKELRVDAVVTVGDDDTDRLARLTDGEFFDAVFDATGNIDAMNRGFGFIAHGGKYTLISIVPGTVAFSDPEFHKREATLLASRNATAQDFETVLEAMRAGRIPDQALNTHRMQLADVPAAFAHLLEPGQTVIKALVEC; from the coding sequence ATGCTTAGCGTGATTTGCGAATCCCCAGGCGTCTTGCGCGCACAGGAGCGGGAACTGCCTGTGCCGGAAAAGGGCGAAGTGCTGTTGCGCGTAAGCCGCGTCGGAATTTGCGGTACTGATCTGCACATCTTCACTGGAACTCAGCCCTATCTTCAGTATCCCCGTGTAATGGGACATGAGCTTTCTGCAGTCGTGGTCGAGGCAGAGCACGGCTCTGGGCTTGCGGCTGGAGACGGTGTCTATGTCATGCCGTATCTGTCGTGCGGGAAATGCGTTGCGTGTCGAAAGGGCGAAACGAACTGTTGCGTCAACATAAGGGTGCTGGGGGTGCATAGCGACGGTGCGCTCACCGAATATCTCTGTGTGCCCGCAGAGTTCGTTCACAAGGCCGAAGGCGTGACGCTCGATCAGGCTGCCATGCTGGAATTCCTTGCGATAGGAGCCCATGCCGTACGGCGCGCGGACGTTCAGGCGGGGCAGCGCGTGCTGGTGGTAGGCGCGGGCCCGATAGGCATGGCCGCAATGATCTTTGCGAAGCTTCGCGGCGCGAACGTGACCAGTCTCGACACGCGTGCCGATCGTCTTCTGTTCTGTGAGAAAGAATTGCGTGTGGACGCGGTGGTCACTGTTGGCGACGATGACACGGACCGGCTCGCGCGACTGACCGATGGCGAATTTTTCGACGCCGTTTTCGATGCAACGGGGAACATCGATGCGATGAACCGCGGGTTCGGCTTCATCGCCCATGGCGGGAAGTACACGCTTATTTCGATCGTTCCGGGTACAGTGGCCTTTTCCGATCCGGAGTTCCATAAGCGCGAAGCGACGTTGCTCGCGAGCCGCAACGCTACTGCGCAGGACTTTGAAACTGTCCTGGAAGCAATGCGGGCAGGGCGTATTCCAGACCAGGCGCTTAACACCCACCGCATGCAACTTGCCGATGTACCGGCGGCGTTTGCGCACCTTCTCGAGCCTGGGCAGACCGTGATAAAGGCATTGGTGGAGTGTTGA
- a CDS encoding mannitol dehydrogenase family protein codes for MNEPILQFGTSRFLLAHVALFVSQALERGDAIGGIAVVQTTANPSSRARVSALSRAGKYPVRIRGVESGGVVDDLIECHAVRSAWVADHDWPAIRRATIEHVRVIVSNTGDAGYCLDERDSAALLSDTDQVPRGYPAKLLTLLYARWRERPDAGISIFPCELVASNGDTLRDVVVGLGLHWEMPEEFLDYLKRECVWANSLVDRIVSEPIDPVGAVAEPYALWAIERRTGLELPCVHNDIVLTDDLRSYEWLKLFYLNLGHTWLADQWLSERRNPGETVLEAMTDVRLRDGIEAVWQEEVLEVFAAMGLRGRAEKYVASVRERFLNPYLHHRIADIAQHHVEKVQRRIVPFIRLADSLDLNGMQPRLRSMLTRQAG; via the coding sequence ATGAACGAACCCATACTGCAGTTTGGCACAAGCCGGTTTCTCCTCGCGCATGTGGCCTTGTTCGTATCGCAGGCGCTTGAGCGTGGAGACGCGATAGGCGGAATCGCCGTTGTGCAGACCACCGCGAATCCGTCGAGTCGCGCGCGCGTAAGTGCTCTCTCACGAGCGGGCAAGTATCCCGTGAGAATTCGTGGCGTGGAATCGGGCGGAGTCGTCGATGACCTGATCGAATGCCATGCTGTACGCTCCGCGTGGGTCGCCGATCATGATTGGCCCGCGATTCGTCGAGCGACGATAGAGCACGTGCGGGTCATCGTATCGAACACGGGGGATGCGGGCTATTGTCTTGACGAACGCGACTCAGCGGCGTTGTTGAGCGACACCGATCAGGTGCCGCGCGGCTATCCCGCCAAACTGCTGACCTTGCTCTATGCGCGCTGGCGCGAGCGTCCCGACGCAGGCATATCGATCTTCCCGTGCGAGCTGGTGGCTAGCAACGGCGACACGCTGCGGGACGTCGTGGTCGGTCTGGGGTTGCATTGGGAAATGCCAGAAGAATTTCTCGATTACCTGAAGCGCGAATGCGTATGGGCCAACTCTCTGGTCGACCGGATCGTATCTGAACCGATCGATCCCGTTGGCGCGGTAGCGGAGCCTTATGCCCTGTGGGCCATCGAACGACGCACGGGCCTCGAACTGCCATGTGTGCACAACGATATCGTTCTCACCGATGACCTCCGTAGCTACGAGTGGCTGAAGCTGTTCTATCTCAATCTCGGTCATACCTGGCTCGCGGATCAGTGGCTCAGCGAGCGCCGGAATCCGGGTGAGACAGTGCTAGAGGCAATGACAGACGTGCGGCTTCGTGACGGAATCGAAGCAGTGTGGCAGGAAGAGGTGCTCGAGGTGTTTGCCGCGATGGGATTGCGGGGCCGCGCCGAGAAGTATGTCGCGAGCGTGCGCGAGCGGTTCTTGAACCCTTATCTGCATCATCGGATTGCAGACATTGCGCAACATCACGTTGAGAAAGTGCAGCGCCGGATTGTGCCGTTTATCAGGCTAGCGGATTCCCTCGATTTGAACGGAATGCAACCGCGGTTGCGAAGCATGCTGACGAGGCAGGCGGGATGA
- a CDS encoding lyase family protein: MLPALDELSSALAAHSHAFADVLTVARAHLMDAVSMTMEQTFSTFERQLSNSHARQGHITGFLTCMNEKGALCIIIDRPQLCADTWYRRSDHADAPQLSDLRSTERADFRSQLMDIDWRK, translated from the coding sequence TTGCTGCCCGCGCTGGATGAGCTCAGCTCAGCACTTGCTGCGCACAGCCATGCCTTCGCCGACGTCCTAACAGTCGCCCGTGCGCATCTGATGGACGCCGTCTCGATGACCATGGAGCAAACGTTCAGCACCTTCGAGCGCCAACTGTCGAATTCGCACGCAAGACAGGGGCACATCACCGGTTTTCTTACGTGCATGAATGAAAAAGGCGCCCTGTGCATCATCATTGACCGTCCACAACTATGCGCAGACACTTGGTATCGCCGATCGGATCACGCTGATGCACCGCAGTTGTCTGACCTGCGATCAACAGAGCGCGCTGACTTCCGCTCGCAACTCATGGACATCGACTGGCGAAAATAG
- a CDS encoding histidine kinase yields MHAQIEPHVLFNTLATLACLIVSDPPRARELPSITTKASI; encoded by the coding sequence TTGCACGCGCAGATCGAGCCGCACGTTCTCTTCAACACGCTGGCGACCCTCGCTTGCCTGATCGTGTCCGATCCGCCACGTGCACGCGAACTGCCTTCGATCACGACAAAGGCGTCGATTTAA
- a CDS encoding LysR family transcriptional regulator, whose protein sequence is MDHLLSIRAFVAVIKFQSFTTAAKHLEMSPATLSRAITSLESHTSTRLVNRSTRHVSLADDARAYFASCAEILDRLDREELRLAEQRNTQKGVLRLAAHPLAVETGLSQLVDEYLLATPDIRVAVTTTDEPLRLEHGTYDAAIYPAFLVQDAAAICRPLVRSSSVLVATRAYLEASPPVPSSLDFTGHTFINTRASKWDSPECGSVKAAGIALPHNARLHAVMNECIAVQLALNSYGIALLPTRIAQRYMESGRLVRVLPGYELTDPMAELDIAFVHRRTLPRRVRDFVDHCVSFFRESEQPDRRVSPRSRKIVLTGLRDATTEDAAILEHASR, encoded by the coding sequence ATGGATCATCTGCTTTCGATCAGGGCGTTCGTCGCCGTCATCAAGTTTCAGAGCTTCACGACGGCTGCGAAACATTTGGAGATGTCGCCTGCTACGTTATCCCGTGCGATCACGAGCCTGGAGTCGCATACAAGCACCAGATTGGTCAATCGGTCGACACGCCACGTCTCGCTCGCTGACGACGCCCGCGCATACTTCGCTTCATGTGCGGAGATCCTGGACCGGCTCGATCGCGAAGAGTTACGGCTTGCAGAGCAGCGCAACACCCAAAAGGGCGTACTTCGACTCGCCGCCCATCCATTGGCGGTCGAGACTGGTCTGTCACAGCTCGTTGATGAATATCTGTTGGCGACGCCGGACATACGCGTTGCGGTAACGACAACCGACGAGCCTTTGCGCCTCGAACACGGTACCTATGATGCAGCAATTTATCCCGCTTTTCTGGTTCAGGACGCAGCTGCAATTTGCCGTCCGCTCGTTCGTTCCAGTTCGGTGCTCGTCGCAACACGCGCGTATCTCGAAGCAAGTCCACCCGTACCATCATCGCTCGATTTCACGGGTCATACATTCATCAATACGCGAGCAAGCAAATGGGATTCCCCCGAATGCGGTTCGGTTAAAGCGGCAGGGATTGCGCTCCCGCACAACGCACGGCTTCACGCTGTGATGAATGAATGCATCGCCGTGCAGCTTGCGTTAAACAGTTATGGCATCGCCCTTTTGCCCACGCGCATCGCTCAACGGTATATGGAGAGCGGACGTTTGGTGCGCGTGCTGCCCGGGTACGAGTTGACCGATCCCATGGCCGAACTCGATATCGCATTTGTACATCGTCGTACTTTGCCCAGGCGGGTGAGGGACTTCGTGGATCACTGCGTTTCCTTTTTTCGGGAATCCGAGCAACCAGACCGACGAGTATCGCCTCGTTCACGCAAAATCGTGCTAACTGGTTTGAGAGACGCCACCACCGAAGATGCCGCGATTCTGGAACATGCGTCCCGATGA
- a CDS encoding GntR family transcriptional regulator — MPPRRPTVEIDSPIPLYRQIKDTLRAGILNGEYALHSRMPSESELQAMFAVSRITIRQALGDLEKEGLIFKVHGKGSFVSQPRTAFQDIATLQGFAEAMSGSGHEIVNRVMSFRIARAPAEVTTKLGLPDGANVAEIHRVRLLNREPVSYEVTFLPEQLGDKLQRADLVARDIFLILENDCGIALGSADLSIDAVSASAPIARALKIKAGAPMLRIERLTHDSRGQPIDFEYLYFRSGTFQYRLRIDRKHARKAETQKPRSKR, encoded by the coding sequence ATGCCGCCACGTCGCCCTACGGTCGAGATCGATTCTCCGATCCCGCTCTACCGACAGATCAAAGACACCCTACGCGCCGGCATTCTGAACGGCGAGTATGCGCTGCACAGCCGCATGCCCTCCGAGAGTGAGCTTCAGGCCATGTTCGCCGTGAGCCGCATCACGATTCGACAGGCGCTCGGCGATCTTGAGAAGGAAGGCCTGATATTCAAGGTGCACGGCAAAGGCTCTTTTGTCTCTCAGCCGAGGACGGCTTTTCAGGATATCGCCACGCTGCAGGGTTTCGCCGAGGCGATGTCGGGCAGCGGGCATGAAATCGTCAATCGCGTGATGTCGTTCCGAATCGCGCGGGCACCTGCAGAGGTCACGACGAAGCTCGGCTTGCCAGACGGGGCCAACGTCGCGGAAATCCATCGCGTGCGACTGCTCAATCGCGAGCCGGTTTCTTACGAGGTCACATTCTTGCCGGAACAACTCGGCGATAAGCTGCAACGTGCGGATCTCGTCGCCCGCGATATTTTCCTGATCCTTGAAAACGACTGCGGGATCGCTTTGGGAAGCGCCGATTTGAGTATCGATGCAGTATCGGCGAGTGCCCCGATTGCGCGTGCGCTCAAGATCAAAGCGGGCGCGCCAATGCTGCGGATCGAACGACTCACGCACGATAGCCGAGGTCAGCCAATCGACTTCGAATATCTCTACTTCAGGAGCGGGACGTTCCAGTATCGGTTGCGTATCGACAGAAAGCATGCCCGGAAAGCAGAAACACAAAAGCCACGAAGCAAGCGATAA
- a CDS encoding DUF4148 domain-containing protein, with protein sequence MQVSKVVAILLLSSASVGFIGTAQAQGKTREQVRQELIEAEQNGSMYVTDTSYPDVNPIYQHLVDQKKSTHANDSAVGPELNGSTETGRSAVHESRPMPDGPSHDDSCVGPVSFCEIYFGGS encoded by the coding sequence ATGCAAGTTAGCAAAGTCGTGGCCATATTGCTTCTTTCCAGCGCGTCAGTCGGCTTCATCGGTACCGCGCAAGCACAAGGCAAAACACGAGAGCAGGTTCGCCAGGAACTGATCGAGGCGGAACAGAACGGTTCCATGTACGTGACTGATACGTCGTATCCAGATGTGAACCCGATCTATCAACATCTGGTTGACCAGAAGAAATCCACGCATGCAAATGACAGCGCAGTCGGTCCCGAGCTGAACGGCTCGACCGAAACCGGCCGGTCTGCCGTGCACGAGTCACGCCCGATGCCCGACGGGCCCTCTCACGACGACAGCTGTGTCGGTCCGGTCAGCTTCTGCGAGATCTATTTTGGGGGCAGCTAA
- a CDS encoding DUF1109 domain-containing protein: MNTQEFIVMLANGPRPPSRSAVAGRLGFGVAFSLTAALLLLVILPADGTSLITRATMPVFWTKLALPLTMTLSATCVTSRLSQPGVRVGRAWAALILPVGIVWLVALIVLALAAPEARGDLILGHTWRYCSLKIMLLSVPALGALLWAMRGLAPTRPRLAGAATGLLAGALGSLAYCLRCPEMHVPFWATWYLIGMAAPALVGGLLGPRAMRW, from the coding sequence ATGAATACACAAGAATTCATCGTCATGCTCGCGAACGGCCCTCGCCCCCCGTCGCGCTCAGCGGTGGCCGGCCGCCTTGGCTTCGGCGTCGCTTTCAGTCTCACCGCGGCGCTGTTGTTGCTAGTGATATTGCCTGCTGACGGCACCAGCCTTATAACACGCGCAACGATGCCGGTCTTCTGGACGAAGCTGGCATTGCCGCTGACGATGACGCTTTCGGCCACGTGCGTGACGTCGCGGCTGTCACAGCCGGGTGTGCGCGTCGGCCGCGCCTGGGCGGCGCTGATACTTCCCGTAGGAATCGTATGGCTTGTCGCACTCATCGTGCTTGCGCTTGCCGCTCCTGAAGCACGCGGTGACCTGATATTGGGGCACACATGGCGTTACTGCTCGCTAAAAATCATGCTGCTCTCCGTGCCAGCGCTCGGCGCATTGCTGTGGGCCATGCGCGGACTGGCGCCTACACGTCCCCGACTCGCCGGCGCTGCCACGGGACTTCTTGCTGGAGCGCTAGGCTCGTTGGCTTACTGCCTGCGTTGCCCCGAGATGCATGTGCCGTTCTGGGCAACGTGGTACCTGATCGGCATGGCGGCGCCTGCACTTGTCGGTGGCCTTCTCGGTCCACGCGCGATGCGGTGGTAA
- a CDS encoding sigma-70 family RNA polymerase sigma factor, producing MPATLTAYRGRDVRNVDRLTSFVATTLPPRAGREIKTIATKGLDANSMMSEAERQLTALLARSIDGDRHAYRMFLEKLACHLRTRLRKRVRQQDADIEDLIQEILLAVHKGLDTFRPEVPLTAWISAIVRYKLADHVRSAVRRSALFEPLDEDSEAEAESHFDTLEAQRDLQRLLATLPPRQRGPIEHMKLWGLSVAETAVAMGLSESAVKVGVHRGLKTLAAKIRGKSK from the coding sequence ATGCCCGCCACGTTGACGGCTTATCGCGGGCGTGACGTGCGTAACGTCGACCGCTTGACGTCCTTCGTGGCGACGACGTTGCCTCCCCGTGCCGGCCGGGAGATAAAGACGATCGCAACGAAAGGCCTCGATGCGAACTCGATGATGTCAGAAGCGGAACGCCAGCTCACGGCACTGCTCGCGCGTTCGATCGACGGTGACAGGCATGCGTATCGAATGTTTCTCGAGAAACTGGCGTGCCACCTACGCACCCGTTTGCGGAAACGCGTGCGCCAGCAGGACGCGGACATCGAAGATCTGATACAGGAAATTCTTCTTGCCGTGCACAAGGGTCTAGATACGTTCAGGCCGGAGGTGCCTCTGACCGCATGGATCAGTGCGATCGTACGATACAAGCTCGCAGATCACGTCCGCTCGGCGGTTCGCCGCAGTGCGCTATTCGAACCACTTGATGAGGATTCCGAGGCAGAAGCTGAATCGCATTTCGACACGCTCGAAGCGCAGCGCGATCTGCAGCGATTGCTGGCCACGCTGCCGCCGCGGCAGCGCGGGCCGATTGAACACATGAAGCTATGGGGCTTGTCGGTTGCCGAAACTGCCGTGGCGATGGGCCTTTCCGAGTCGGCCGTAAAGGTTGGCGTGCATCGCGGCCTTAAGACACTTGCGGCAAAAATCCGGGGGAAATCAAAATGA
- a CDS encoding DoxX family protein: MPMNLCHRLLLVVNPSWLAARFERFSALPIRLIVGYGFMAHGYAKLAKNPENFVAILHALGVPAPHLMAWSTIVIELLGGFAILVGAFVPLVTIPMLAVLLVATLTVHLQFGFASIKLMSVTGGIPQFGPPGYETDLLYVAGLTALAFDGPGPLAVDGMLRRWYARHVDGLSRA, translated from the coding sequence ATGCCCATGAATCTCTGTCACCGTCTACTCCTTGTTGTAAATCCATCCTGGCTCGCGGCCCGCTTCGAGCGATTCTCAGCTCTGCCTATCCGACTGATCGTGGGCTACGGCTTTATGGCACACGGTTATGCAAAGCTCGCCAAGAATCCGGAAAACTTCGTTGCAATCCTCCACGCGCTTGGCGTACCGGCCCCTCATCTGATGGCATGGAGCACCATCGTCATAGAACTGCTTGGCGGCTTCGCAATCCTCGTCGGCGCATTCGTGCCGCTCGTCACCATTCCGATGCTCGCCGTGCTGCTCGTCGCCACCCTCACGGTGCATCTGCAATTCGGATTCGCTTCCATCAAGTTGATGTCGGTAACAGGTGGGATACCGCAGTTCGGTCCGCCGGGTTATGAAACAGATCTGCTTTACGTTGCGGGCCTGACCGCGCTCGCGTTCGATGGCCCGGGGCCCCTCGCCGTGGACGGTATGCTCAGGCGCTGGTATGCCCGCCACGTTGACGGCTTATCGCGGGCGTGA
- a CDS encoding IclR family transcriptional regulator — MSNTGVAAVEKALSLLDCFQPGKESLSLAALSKATGIPVTTVYRLMNSLERMSYVVRSGEGVYSLGHRVHYLSKLYEQSFRLSAVVEPILHDLAAATGASASYSVVERGKWLCLFRVDPAEGLRITRVPGDVRDFDSTPTSDVLRHWGLNEPVFDLMPSLPIFKSGARDAHTAASAMPIFGAGDQFMAVSTLSSPASSLEAARTDGSSVARHVGAAIDLSRRLGASAAFCERIYSHPRLTR, encoded by the coding sequence TTGAGTAATACGGGCGTTGCAGCCGTAGAAAAAGCCTTGTCTTTGCTCGATTGCTTTCAGCCGGGCAAGGAGTCGTTATCTCTGGCTGCACTCTCCAAGGCGACAGGCATACCCGTCACAACCGTCTACCGGTTGATGAACTCGCTCGAGCGCATGAGTTACGTCGTTCGTTCCGGCGAGGGCGTCTATTCGCTCGGGCATCGGGTGCACTATCTCAGCAAACTCTACGAGCAGTCGTTTCGCCTGTCCGCCGTCGTTGAGCCGATCTTGCACGATCTCGCTGCAGCGACGGGGGCAAGTGCGTCGTACTCGGTGGTCGAGCGCGGCAAATGGCTCTGTCTGTTCCGGGTCGATCCGGCCGAGGGTTTGCGCATCACTCGCGTTCCCGGCGATGTGCGGGATTTCGATAGCACGCCCACCAGCGACGTATTGCGGCACTGGGGACTCAACGAACCCGTCTTCGATCTCATGCCGTCTCTACCAATATTCAAGTCCGGTGCACGCGATGCCCATACGGCCGCTTCCGCGATGCCCATTTTCGGCGCGGGCGACCAATTCATGGCGGTCTCAACGCTGTCGAGCCCGGCATCGAGTCTGGAAGCGGCACGCACCGACGGTTCGTCGGTCGCAAGGCATGTCGGTGCCGCGATCGACCTGTCGCGTCGGCTGGGCGCCAGCGCAGCATTCTGCGAGCGCATCTATAGTCACCCACGATTGACACGTTGA
- a CDS encoding IclR family transcriptional regulator, which yields MGNEGVVAVEKALSLLDCFKPGAESQSLAMLSQTSGMHKTTVYRLMNSLERMGYVVRAQSGNYSLGHRVLYLGKLYEQSFHLSTVVEPALHALAALTRESASYYVHDNGQRLCLFRVEPSEGLRETRLAGTTLPLDDTAISQVIRFWGLGEPIYDEPPALPIFTAGARDVHTAAFAVPVFGAGDKFMAALTLSGPASRLSAAHASGELDRPQLEAAADLSRKLGASIGFCENVYRA from the coding sequence ATGGGAAACGAGGGAGTCGTCGCTGTCGAGAAAGCACTTTCGCTTTTGGACTGCTTTAAACCGGGGGCCGAGTCGCAGTCGCTCGCGATGCTCTCGCAGACGTCCGGCATGCACAAGACGACGGTTTATCGACTGATGAACTCGTTGGAGCGAATGGGTTATGTCGTGCGCGCGCAATCGGGCAACTATTCGCTCGGGCATCGCGTGCTGTACCTGGGCAAGCTGTACGAGCAGTCGTTCCATCTGTCCACAGTGGTAGAACCGGCGCTGCACGCGCTGGCGGCGCTGACCAGGGAAAGCGCATCGTACTACGTTCACGACAATGGGCAGCGGCTTTGCCTTTTCCGGGTCGAGCCATCCGAAGGGCTGCGTGAAACGCGGCTCGCAGGAACGACGCTGCCGCTCGACGACACGGCCATCAGTCAGGTGATCCGTTTCTGGGGGCTTGGCGAACCGATATACGACGAGCCGCCTGCGTTGCCGATCTTCACGGCGGGCGCGCGCGACGTGCACACAGCCGCGTTCGCCGTTCCGGTTTTTGGCGCGGGCGACAAGTTCATGGCGGCACTCACGCTTTCGGGTCCTGCGTCCCGGCTGAGCGCGGCACACGCGTCGGGCGAGCTTGACCGACCGCAACTGGAGGCGGCCGCTGATTTATCGCGAAAGCTGGGGGCGAGTATTGGATTCTGCGAGAACGTCTATCGCGCGTGA
- a CDS encoding RraA family protein has protein sequence MSTTSAGTSSINRNIERVSPELVEAAARYQAAILADVAGRRGTLHGRVKPLSPKMKVAGPAVTVEVRPGDNLAIHAALSIAKPGDVIVVDGKGDLSCALIGEIMATQAKASGIAGIIIDGAVRDAHELANGDYPIFAAGLNPCGPTKSVAGLVNAPISAGDTAINPGDLIVGDADGVVVIPRNDVARIIDLAQKKLDMETARIAAIHKGDVRPGWIEKELRAVGMLAEGEAL, from the coding sequence ATGAGCACGACGTCCGCAGGTACTTCCTCCATCAATCGCAATATCGAACGCGTGTCGCCGGAACTGGTCGAGGCAGCGGCCCGATATCAGGCAGCGATCCTCGCCGACGTCGCGGGCCGCCGCGGCACGCTGCATGGCCGGGTCAAGCCGCTGTCGCCGAAGATGAAAGTCGCGGGTCCGGCCGTCACGGTCGAAGTCCGTCCGGGGGACAACCTCGCCATCCATGCAGCCCTGTCCATCGCGAAGCCGGGCGACGTGATCGTCGTCGACGGGAAGGGCGATCTCTCCTGCGCATTGATCGGCGAAATCATGGCGACGCAGGCAAAAGCGAGCGGGATCGCGGGCATCATCATCGACGGCGCGGTGCGCGACGCGCACGAACTCGCCAACGGCGACTATCCGATCTTTGCGGCGGGCCTCAATCCGTGCGGCCCGACCAAAAGCGTCGCGGGCCTGGTGAATGCGCCGATTTCGGCCGGCGACACGGCCATCAACCCGGGCGATCTCATCGTTGGCGACGCGGACGGCGTGGTTGTCATTCCGCGCAACGACGTCGCACGCATCATCGATCTCGCGCAGAAAAAGCTCGACATGGAAACGGCGCGCATCGCGGCGATTCACAAGGGTGACGTGCGTCCGGGCTGGATTGAGAAAGAACTGCGTGCAGTGGGCATGCTGGCCGAAGGCGAGGCGCTGTGA
- a CDS encoding NAD(P)-dependent oxidoreductase, with protein MQTALHKPVVLVTAADLAPQALDMLTQFDIVFAGKQPTEDDIVALCARHKPVAIIVRYGKVNARIMDAAENLQVISKHGSGIDVIDQVAAAARGIAVRAAVGANAAAVAEHAWALILACAKSVPQLDARMRAGHWDKSTHKSVELDGRTLGLVGLGAIGRRVAAIGTVFGMNVLAFDPYAKEAPVGVKLVSLDELYAASDIVSLHCPLTAENRQMLNRDTLAQFKPGAILVNTARGGLVDEAALAEALANGQLRSAGLDSFDVEPMTNPHPFQQIPNAILSPHIGGVSDAAYVNMGRGAAANVLAVVDERARNAA; from the coding sequence ATGCAGACGGCTTTGCATAAACCCGTCGTCCTCGTGACGGCTGCCGACCTTGCGCCGCAAGCGCTCGACATGTTGACCCAGTTCGACATCGTGTTCGCGGGCAAGCAGCCCACGGAAGACGACATCGTCGCGCTGTGCGCCCGGCACAAGCCTGTTGCGATCATCGTTCGATACGGCAAGGTCAACGCCCGCATCATGGACGCCGCCGAAAACCTGCAGGTGATTTCGAAGCACGGCAGCGGCATCGACGTGATCGATCAGGTGGCCGCAGCCGCGCGCGGTATCGCGGTGCGTGCAGCCGTTGGCGCCAACGCCGCCGCCGTGGCGGAGCACGCCTGGGCGCTGATTCTTGCGTGCGCCAAGTCCGTGCCGCAACTCGATGCGCGCATGCGCGCAGGTCACTGGGACAAATCCACGCACAAGTCCGTCGAACTGGACGGACGCACGCTCGGCCTCGTCGGATTGGGCGCGATCGGCCGACGTGTGGCAGCGATTGGCACCGTGTTCGGCATGAATGTGCTTGCGTTCGACCCGTATGCGAAAGAAGCGCCGGTCGGCGTGAAGCTGGTGTCGCTCGACGAGCTGTACGCCGCTTCCGACATCGTCTCGCTGCATTGCCCGCTGACCGCGGAGAACCGCCAGATGCTCAACCGCGACACGCTCGCGCAGTTCAAGCCCGGCGCGATTCTCGTCAACACCGCGCGCGGCGGTCTGGTCGATGAAGCCGCGCTCGCCGAGGCACTCGCCAACGGCCAGTTGCGTTCTGCTGGTCTCGACAGCTTCGACGTCGAACCGATGACGAATCCCCATCCGTTCCAGCAGATTCCGAACGCCATCCTGTCGCCGCACATCGGCGGCGTGAGCGATGCCGCGTACGTGAACATGGGCAGAGGTGCCGCAGCCAACGTTCTCGCCGTCGTCGACGAACGCGCCCGCAACGCAGCCTGA